Within Topomyia yanbarensis strain Yona2022 chromosome 2, ASM3024719v1, whole genome shotgun sequence, the genomic segment TCTGCACAAGATCATGAGCACCTTCATCACTACATACGTAAGGGCCCACTATGAGAAGAATAGCATCCTGACAGAGGAGCAGAGGGatgtacactgatagaatatattcgtaaatcgccaggaatttgtttcgtacagacaattttcataaaatatacgaattttttcgtacatatgatgaatcgttcgaagctctattgaaacatttttattttttattacgaatttttcgtgaataccacgaaacgactttcgttggcttattacgaaacagcttcattcggcaaacgaattgttcgctgctatatacgaacatctttgtaatatttacgaGTACTATTCgtcaaacaaacgtcaaaaaagctttaatagaggtagaatacgtCAACAattcatcacgacggtctcagtctgactatttagtgGCCGTATCCGTGCCCGCCggattcaggaagatttcctgaacctctttcgtttacagttgatccagaatccggagcagtacggattcagctgagccatcgcgaactgctcgttggttttgtatgaataagattgagtttttctctgtcGGTGCAATATCAAAATAACATgccattttttcctgctcattattttattgaacaatttaTAACAAGAACAAGTTAACGCGCATCACTATATTTAATGTTTCTGTATTTTGGCTTCAAGTACATTAATGTCTGCACCCTGCATCCTGTCAATCTTTGTTCTGGCTCGGTAGAAAATAAACATTGTCATGGTCGACATGCCCTGGGACAGCGCCGTTTCGGTACATCCGTCGACGTCCGCCTTGAGAAACACAGCCTTTGGATATATCGCCGGAAGCTGATCGAACAAATGCGATATGCTTTGGCACGGTCCACACCAAGCCACGGTAAAATCCACAACGACCAATTTTCCTCCAGCTGCGGCTAGTTCGGTTTGGAAGTGAGCTTCATCGGTGATTGCTTTAACAGCCATGCTGAATGCGCTGCTATCAGTTAGATGAAGATTCTAGTTACAGGGCCACTATTGTACCCGGAGAATTTAACTTTTAACGTTATGCACTTTACTCCTCACAAAATTTAACTAATCGAGAATGACGAGAGATGAACGATGGAAGATgattacgaaaacttctcttagatgaacgaaatgaattcattCGACTAACGagatcgttcgtaatatacacaaatgtttattaaaataagcaaaacatttcgtttcattcacgaaaaataatatcgttttcaacgacaacattcgtgcaatgtacactgaataagtaaaatttacgaaaactttcgttcatcaagcggccatttcttcacaccacagtaaaatcgatttggccacatcgatttttttaaattaaaaaaaatcgaagttgACAAACATCGATctcaaaagatcgactgaaaacagtAAGAGGCTaacaaatacgaaaacttttctgaaataaacgaaatgaattcgtgcgaccaatgaagtcgttcgtaatatacgcaaacatttattgaaacaaacgaatcatttcgtttcatttgtgccatgtacactagataagtaaaatttacttaAACTTgtgttcatcaagcgtccatttcaccacaccacaatctttctagtcctcaatacaggtgagcaggttgaaataaaatcgattttgccagatcgattcttttagttagtttagttagtcgtcaaacatcgatcctaaaatatcgattgcaaaaataatgaatacgaaaactttcctaagatgaacgaaataaattcgtgtgagtAATTAAATCTTTCGtattatacacaaacgtttattaaaataaacgaaacatttcgtttcattcacgaaaaatagtgtcgttatcaacgattacattcgtgcagtgtacattaaacgtgtaaaatttacgaaagccttcgttcaccaagcggtcattctttttcatgaaatgaacgaaacctactagttacaatgcacgaaaaaacttcgttgcagaaaacaacgaatgaattcgtgcattgcatgatcgatttcattatatttacgaagttatattatcagtgtaagaAAAAACACAAGACTGAAAAAGCCATCCTCGATGCAGTCATTGTTGGAGAAGTAGTGTGTAACCAACGGAACCTTAGTATGGCCTATATCGATTACAAGAACACAAACAACTCCATACTGCACTCGCTCCTCATCAAGGTATTAAAGATGTATAAAGTTGATCCTGTAGTCTAAGGTTCCTACGGCAGGTGATGGAGAGAGTAACGACAAAACTGCTCAGCTCAGAAGTGGAAAAGACGTGTTACGGTCTAGAATGCTTCGCATCTTGAGGGGGACCTTCCAAGACGATCCTTTTAACCCGCTCAGTAGGACAGCTCAATGACTATCACCGCATGAATATCAGATTAGGTATAGAGAAAGCTCACCGGAAGAGACGTTCCATACTTTCTACGTGGACGATATCAAGATCTATGCTGACTCGACAGAACGACTGGGTG encodes:
- the LOC131680417 gene encoding thioredoxin-like, with protein sequence MAVKAITDEAHFQTELAAAGGKLVVVDFTVAWCGPCQSISHLFDQLPAIYPKAVFLKADVDGCTETALSQGMSTMTMFIFYRARTKIDRMQGADINVLEAKIQKH